In Gadus morhua chromosome 2, gadMor3.0, whole genome shotgun sequence, a single window of DNA contains:
- the LOC115535416 gene encoding uncharacterized protein LOC115535416 isoform X2: MVVSHWLVSPALLVQLPVVAFSLVFMAMLCLRCRDRRPLVIHQGALSDDYVQQNTFRVIHQYQNSTGAGGISSPLFPSSPVVPERRPSFTPTENESIPSYITPVEEQDPFQDDYIEVLEDPPCDGPGVETQSVDSGSATEGDYVNWDKENQENQENHDLSEDDSDNYINVPLRNSDQNSTGAGGIPSPFFPSSPVVPERRPSFMPTENASTDSDYDNDEGDYVNQPVFDIQHSI, from the exons ATGGTGGTCTCCCATTGGCTGGTTTCTCCCGCGTTGCTAGTGCAGCTGCCGGTCGTTGCCTTCTCCCTGGTCTTCATGGCGATGCTTTGCTTAAGATGCAGAGACAGGCGTCCGCTGG TGATCCACCAGGGGGCACTTTCTGATGATTATGTACA GCAGAACACCTTCAGAGTCATCCACCAAT ACCAAAACTCAACCGGAGCCGGCGgtatctcctcccccctctt tCCAAGTTCTCCTGTGGTTCCAGAGCGACGGCCATCTTTCACGCCAACAGAAAACG AGAGCATTCCAAGTTACATCACTCCAGTAGAAG AACAGGATCCATTTCAAGATGACTACAT CGAGGTCTTGGAAGACCCACCTTGTGACGGACCCGGTGTGGAAACTCAGAGCGTGGACTCAGGATCAG CGACCGAGGGGGACTATGTGAACTGGGAcaaggagaaccaggagaaccaggagaaccaTGACCTTAGCGAGGATGACTCAG ACAACTACATCAACGTGCCTCTGCGGAACTCAG ACCAAAACTCCACCGGAGCCGGCGGtatcccctcccccttctt tCCAAGTTCTCCTGTGGTTCCAGAGCGACGGCCATCTTTCATGCCAACAGAAAACG CAAGTACGGATAGCGACTATGACAACGACGAAGGGGACTACGTCAACCAGCCG gTGTTTGACATCCAGCATTCAATCTGA
- the spns1 gene encoding protein spinster homolog 1 isoform X2, with protein sequence MSLSDPVGDTTHFLSDDSEGEEPGVRPGQEEESPSGVSVNRARLTVAVLFYINLLNYMDRFTVAGVLPDIENYFGISDGNSGLLQTVFVCSYMLLAPCFGYLGDRYNRKWIMLVGISFWSLVTLASSYTPKNSFWALLLTRGLVGVGEASYSTIAPTIIADLYVKEKRTVMLSVFYFAIPVGSGLGYIVGSSVDKLAGDWHWALRVTPGLGLLAVLMLLFVVKEPKRGGVEARPEHQLQRTSWLADMKSLSRNWSFMLSTFGFTAVAFVTGSLALWAPTFLYRAGIFTGEKPPCVSANCDNSDSLYFGIVTCVTGVLGVTSGMLVSRSLRKRTQRADPLVCAAGLLLSAPFLFLAIVFAQSSTVATYVFIFLGETFLSMNWAIVADILLYVVVPTRRSTAAAFQIVLSHCLGDAGSPYLIGVVSDSLRKRDSYLWQFRSLQVSLMLCSFVAVVGGGFFLATALFIEGDRNRADNYSPSDDEPIVVPRSGRSTKVPVSSVLI encoded by the exons ATGTCTTTGAGCGATCCCGTTGGCGACACGACACACTTCCTCTCCGATGAcagcgagggggaggagccgggggtgCGGCCtggccaggaggaggagtcacCGAGCGGCGTATCGGTGAACAGGGCGCGGCTAACCGTGGCTGTCCTCTTCTACATCAACCTTCTGAACTACATGGACCGCTTCACCGTAGCGG GTGTGCTTCCTGATATCGAGAACTACTTCGGCATCAGCGACGGGAACTCTGGCCTGCTCCAAACGG tGTTTGTCTGTAGTTACATGCTCCTGGCGCCATGCTTTGGTTACCTGGGCGACCGCTACAACAGGAAATGGATCATGTTAGTAGGCATCTCCTTCTGGTCCCTGGTGACGCTGGCCAGCTCCTACACACCAAAAAAC AGTTTCTGGGCTCTGCTGCTGACCAGGGGCCtggtgggtgtgggggaggcCAGCTACTCCACCATCGCCCCAACCATCATCGCTGACCTCTACGTGAAGGAGAAGAGGACCGTCATGCTCTCGGTGTTCTACTTTGCCATCCCGGTCGGCAG cggTCTTGGCTACATCGTTGGCTCCTCGGTGGACAAATTGGCCGGGGACTGGCATTGGGCCTTGAGG gTGACCCCAGGGCTGGGCCTCCTGGCGGTGCTGATGCTGCTGTTCGTGGTCAAGGAGCccaagagggggggggtggaggcccGTCCCGAGCACCAGCTCCAGAGGACCAGCTGGCTCGCCGACATGAAGTCCCTCAGCAGGAA CTGGAGTTTCATGCTGTCCACGTTTGGTTTCACGGCGGTGGCCTTTGTGACGGGCTCGCTGGCCCTCTGGGCGCCCACCTTCCTCTACCGGGCCGGCATCTTCACGGGCGAGAAGCCGCCGTGTGTGTCCGCCAACTGCGACAACTCTGACAG ccTGTACTTCGGCATCGTCACGTGTGTGACGGGCGTCCTGGGCGTGACCAGCGGGATGTTGGTCAGCCGGAGCCTCCGGAAGCGGACGCAGCGCGCCGACCCCCTGGTGTGCGCGGCCGGTCTGCTGCTCTCCgcacccttcctcttcctcgccatCGTCTTCGCTCAGTCCAGCACCGTCGCCACCTAC GTCTTCATCTTCCTTGGCGAGACCTTCCTGTCCATGAACTGGGCCATAGTGGCTGACATACTGCTG TACGTGGTGGTTCCGACGAGGCGTTCCACAGCGGCAGCGTTCCAGATAGTTCTGTCCCACTGCCTGGGAGATGCAGGAAGTCCGTACCTCATCGGAGtg gtatctGACTCCCTGAGGAAGAGGGATTCGTACCTGTGGCAGTTCCGCTCCCTGCAGGTGTCCCTGATGCTCTGCTCCTTCGTGGCCGTGGTTGGAGGGGGCTTTTTCCTGGCCACCGCCCTGTTCATCGAGGGAGACCGCAACCGTGCAGATAACTACTCCCCCTCAG ATGACGAGCCAATTGTGGTTCCCAGGAGCGGCCGGTCGACCAAGGTGCCTGTATCAAGTGTTCTGATTTGA
- the spns1 gene encoding protein spinster homolog 1 isoform X1, giving the protein MSLSDPVGDTTHFLSDDSEGEEPGVRPGQEEESPSGVSVNRARLTVAVLFYINLLNYMDRFTVAGVLPDIENYFGISDGNSGLLQTVFVCSYMLLAPCFGYLGDRYNRKWIMLVGISFWSLVTLASSYTPKNSFWALLLTRGLVGVGEASYSTIAPTIIADLYVKEKRTVMLSVFYFAIPVGSGLGYIVGSSVDKLAGDWHWALRVTPGLGLLAVLMLLFVVKEPKRGGVEARPEHQLQRTSWLADMKSLSRNWSFMLSTFGFTAVAFVTGSLALWAPTFLYRAGIFTGEKPPCVSANCDNSDSLYFGIVTCVTGVLGVTSGMLVSRSLRKRTQRADPLVCAAGLLLSAPFLFLAIVFAQSSTVATYVFIFLGETFLSMNWAIVADILLYVVVPTRRSTAAAFQIVLSHCLGDAGSPYLIGVVSDSLRKRDSYLWQFRSLQVSLMLCSFVAVVGGGFFLATALFIEGDRNRADNYSPSATDDEPIVVPRSGRSTKVPVSSVLI; this is encoded by the exons ATGTCTTTGAGCGATCCCGTTGGCGACACGACACACTTCCTCTCCGATGAcagcgagggggaggagccgggggtgCGGCCtggccaggaggaggagtcacCGAGCGGCGTATCGGTGAACAGGGCGCGGCTAACCGTGGCTGTCCTCTTCTACATCAACCTTCTGAACTACATGGACCGCTTCACCGTAGCGG GTGTGCTTCCTGATATCGAGAACTACTTCGGCATCAGCGACGGGAACTCTGGCCTGCTCCAAACGG tGTTTGTCTGTAGTTACATGCTCCTGGCGCCATGCTTTGGTTACCTGGGCGACCGCTACAACAGGAAATGGATCATGTTAGTAGGCATCTCCTTCTGGTCCCTGGTGACGCTGGCCAGCTCCTACACACCAAAAAAC AGTTTCTGGGCTCTGCTGCTGACCAGGGGCCtggtgggtgtgggggaggcCAGCTACTCCACCATCGCCCCAACCATCATCGCTGACCTCTACGTGAAGGAGAAGAGGACCGTCATGCTCTCGGTGTTCTACTTTGCCATCCCGGTCGGCAG cggTCTTGGCTACATCGTTGGCTCCTCGGTGGACAAATTGGCCGGGGACTGGCATTGGGCCTTGAGG gTGACCCCAGGGCTGGGCCTCCTGGCGGTGCTGATGCTGCTGTTCGTGGTCAAGGAGCccaagagggggggggtggaggcccGTCCCGAGCACCAGCTCCAGAGGACCAGCTGGCTCGCCGACATGAAGTCCCTCAGCAGGAA CTGGAGTTTCATGCTGTCCACGTTTGGTTTCACGGCGGTGGCCTTTGTGACGGGCTCGCTGGCCCTCTGGGCGCCCACCTTCCTCTACCGGGCCGGCATCTTCACGGGCGAGAAGCCGCCGTGTGTGTCCGCCAACTGCGACAACTCTGACAG ccTGTACTTCGGCATCGTCACGTGTGTGACGGGCGTCCTGGGCGTGACCAGCGGGATGTTGGTCAGCCGGAGCCTCCGGAAGCGGACGCAGCGCGCCGACCCCCTGGTGTGCGCGGCCGGTCTGCTGCTCTCCgcacccttcctcttcctcgccatCGTCTTCGCTCAGTCCAGCACCGTCGCCACCTAC GTCTTCATCTTCCTTGGCGAGACCTTCCTGTCCATGAACTGGGCCATAGTGGCTGACATACTGCTG TACGTGGTGGTTCCGACGAGGCGTTCCACAGCGGCAGCGTTCCAGATAGTTCTGTCCCACTGCCTGGGAGATGCAGGAAGTCCGTACCTCATCGGAGtg gtatctGACTCCCTGAGGAAGAGGGATTCGTACCTGTGGCAGTTCCGCTCCCTGCAGGTGTCCCTGATGCTCTGCTCCTTCGTGGCCGTGGTTGGAGGGGGCTTTTTCCTGGCCACCGCCCTGTTCATCGAGGGAGACCGCAACCGTGCAGATAACTACTCCCCCTCAG CAACAGATGACGAGCCAATTGTGGTTCCCAGGAGCGGCCGGTCGACCAAGGTGCCTGTATCAAGTGTTCTGATTTGA
- the LOC115535416 gene encoding uncharacterized protein LOC115535416 isoform X1, whose translation MVVSHWLVSPALLVQLPVVAFSLVFMAMLCLRCRDRRPLVIHQGALSDDYVQQNTFRVIHQYQNSTGAGGISSPLFPSSPVVPERRPSFTPTENESIPSYITPVEEQDPFQDDYIEVLEDPPCDGPGVETQSVDSGSATEGDYVNWDKENQENQENHDLSEDDSADNYINVPLRNSDQNSTGAGGIPSPFFPSSPVVPERRPSFMPTENASTDSDYDNDEGDYVNQPVFDIQHSI comes from the exons ATGGTGGTCTCCCATTGGCTGGTTTCTCCCGCGTTGCTAGTGCAGCTGCCGGTCGTTGCCTTCTCCCTGGTCTTCATGGCGATGCTTTGCTTAAGATGCAGAGACAGGCGTCCGCTGG TGATCCACCAGGGGGCACTTTCTGATGATTATGTACA GCAGAACACCTTCAGAGTCATCCACCAAT ACCAAAACTCAACCGGAGCCGGCGgtatctcctcccccctctt tCCAAGTTCTCCTGTGGTTCCAGAGCGACGGCCATCTTTCACGCCAACAGAAAACG AGAGCATTCCAAGTTACATCACTCCAGTAGAAG AACAGGATCCATTTCAAGATGACTACAT CGAGGTCTTGGAAGACCCACCTTGTGACGGACCCGGTGTGGAAACTCAGAGCGTGGACTCAGGATCAG CGACCGAGGGGGACTATGTGAACTGGGAcaaggagaaccaggagaaccaggagaaccaTGACCTTAGCGAGGATGACTCAG CAGACAACTACATCAACGTGCCTCTGCGGAACTCAG ACCAAAACTCCACCGGAGCCGGCGGtatcccctcccccttctt tCCAAGTTCTCCTGTGGTTCCAGAGCGACGGCCATCTTTCATGCCAACAGAAAACG CAAGTACGGATAGCGACTATGACAACGACGAAGGGGACTACGTCAACCAGCCG gTGTTTGACATCCAGCATTCAATCTGA